The Candida orthopsilosis Co 90-125, chromosome 7 draft sequence genome has a window encoding:
- a CDS encoding Enp2 h, which yields MVLKSTSAGNVSIYQVSGSNVSRSLPDWIAKKRKKALKQDLDYSNRIELIQDFEFSEASNKIKVSPDGQYCMATGTYKPQIHVYDFANLSLKFERHTDCENVDFAILSQDWTKSVHLQVDRSIEFQTKGGIYYKTRIPKFGRSLCYNEVNCDLLVGASGNELYRLNLEQGRFLNPLQLETDRGVNMVAINRVHGLISAGLEDGTVEFWDPRSKSRAGKLWVDEQLNESGIQVSSVSFRHDGLNFACGTSSGKTLLYDLRTNQPSIVKDQGYGFDIKNIVWLENTLKPDAVLTSDKRIAKIWDRNTGKPFASMEPTVDINDVCHVPNSGMFFMANEGMPMHTYYIPNLGPAPSWCSFLDNVTEELEEKPSDTIYSNYRFITKDDVRKLNLGHLIGSKVLRSYMHGFFIDTELYEKVNLIANPNSLRDQRERDIRKKIEKERESRIRSTGAITNTKIKVNKDLASRLQEKVGGDAAESVINDDRFKEMFENPDFQVDEESHEYKQLNPVKAPEKDITRSRGLTAAEESDEERYNDNEEAESDKESEESESEESEDEEVKKAKKAKLDKELAKLRKKKEEEKRFKNEMKILAKEAPKESTKSKETFASQVKNLHRVSKPRDDSRLQRHSKGEAELTFVPRGKEKKYKPKKDDENGIDKGRTKQRFEGRRIASRNQFRGM from the coding sequence ATGGTGCTTAAATCTACGTCTGCGGGAAATGTTTCCATATATCAAGTATCCGGATCCAATGTTTCTCGTTCATTACCCGACTGGATAGCCAAGAAGCGGAAGAAGgctttgaaacaagattTGGACTATTCAAACCGTATTGAATTAATTCAGGATTTCGAGTTCAGTGAGGCCTCAAACAAGATAAAAGTTTCACCCGATGGCCAGTATTGTATGGCCACAGGCACCTACAAGCCCCAAATCCATGTGTACGATTTTGCCAACTTATCTCTCAAGTTCGAACGTCATACAGATTGTGAAAATGTTGACTTTGCCATCTTAAGCCAAGATTGGACGAAGTCAGTTCACTTGCAAGTTGATAGGAGTATAGAATTTCAAACCAAGGGAGGTATATACTACAAGACAAGAATACCGAAGTTTGGTAGAAGTTTATGCTATAATGAAGTAAACTGTGACTTACTTGTGGGAGCTCTGGGAAATGAATTGTACAGATTAAATTTGGAACAAGGTAGGTTTTTGAACCCGTTGCAATTGGAAACGGATAGAGGTGTCAACATGGTGGCTATAAATAGAGTACACGGTCTAATATCAGCGGGACTAGAAGATGGTACGGTTGAATTTTGGGATCCTAGATCGAAATCGCGAGCAGGAAAGTTGTGGGTTGATGAGCAATTGAACGAATCCGGTATACAAGTTTCATCTGTCAGCTTTCGTCATGATGGATTGAATTTTGCATGTGGGACATCCAGTGGTAAGACTTTGCTTTATGATCTACGCACAAACCAGCCATCTATCGTCAAAGATCAAGGTTATGGATTTGAcatcaaaaatattgtaTGGTTGGAAAATACTTTGAAACCTGACGCGGTGTTGACAAGCGACAAACGTATTGCAAAGATTTGGGATAGAAATACTGGGAAACCATTTGCTTCCATGGAACCAACAGTTGATATAAATGATGTATGCCATGTTCCTAACTCGGGTATGTTCTTCATGGCAAATGAAGGTATGCCAATGCATACGTATTATATTCCTAATTTGGGCCCTGCGCCTTCTTGGTGTTCATTCTTGGATAATGTAACTGAAGAGTTGGAAGAGAAACCTTCAGATACTATTTACTCCAACTACAGATTCATCACCAAGGACGACGTACGTAAGCTAAATTTGGGCCACTTGATTGGATCAAAGGTTTTACGATCATACATGCACGGTTTCTTTATTGATACAGAGTTGTACGAAAAAGTCAACCTTATTGCCAACCCCAACTCATTACGTGATCAAAGAGAACGTGATATCAGAaagaagattgaaaaagaaagagagtCAAGAATTAGGTCCACTGGTGCCATTACAAACACAAAGATTAAAGTCAACAAAGATTTGGCAAGTAGGTTGCAAGAAAAAGTTGGAGGAGACGCGGCAGAAAGCGttatcaatgatgataGATTTAAGGAAATGTTTGAGAACCCTGATTTCCAAGTTGATGAGGAATCACATGAgtataaacaattgaaccCAGTGAAAGCACCGGAAAAGGATATCACGAGATCAAGAGGGTTGACTGCAGCAGAAGAATCTGATGAAGAGAGATATAATGATAACGAAGAAGCTGAAAGTGATAAAGAGAGTGAAGAGTCTGAAAGTGAGGAAAGTGAAGATGAGGAAGTAAAGAAAGCAAAGAAGGCAAAACTCGATAAAGAGTTGGCCAAGttgagaaagaagaaggaagaggaaaagaGGTTTAAGAATGAAATGAAGATTCTCGCCAAGGAAGCACCAAAGGAATCTACCAAATCCAAAGAAACATTTGCTTCTCAGGTAAAGAATTTGCACAGAGTAAGCAAACCAAGGGACGATTCAAGACTTCAAAGACACTCCAAGGGAGAAGCTGAACTCACATTCGTCCCCAGAGGCAAGGAAA
- a CDS encoding Arg4 argininosuccinate lyase, giving the protein MSEQAQPSESKLWGGRFTGATDPLMDLYNASLPYDKIMYDADLTGTKVYTQGLNKLGLITEDELAKIHEGLEVIRKEWKENKFVEKPGDEDIHTANERRLGEIIGKHIAGKVHTGRSRNDQVATDMRIFVRESLKDLSLKLKSFVETILTRSENEIEVLMPGYTHLQRAQPIRWAHWLSSYATYFTEDYKRLQQIIERVNQSPLGSGALAGHPYGIDRSFLAKGLGFDGVIGNSLTAVSDRDFVVETLFWGTLFMNHISRFAEDLIIYSSAEFGFIKLADAYSTGSSLMPQKKNPDSLELLRGKSGRIFGELSGFLMSIKSIPSTYNKDMQEDKEPLFDALTTVEHSILIATGVISTLKINKSNMEGALTMDMLATDLADYLVRKGVPFRETHHISGECVRKAEDENLSGIDKLSFEQLKEIDDRFEKDVMDTFDFEVSVERRDAIGGTAKSAVLAQLKNLRSQLN; this is encoded by the coding sequence ATGTCTGAGCAAGCACAACCAAGCGAGAGCAAACTTTGGGGTGGTAGATTTACTGGGGCAACTGATCCATTGATGGATTTGTATAATGCAAGTTTGCCTTATGACAAAATTATGTACGATGCTGATCTCACAGGAACTAAAGTGTACACCCAAGGATTGAACAAATTAGGATTGATTACAGAAGACGAGTTAGCAAAGATTCACGAAGGGTTAGAAGTAATCCGTAAAGAGTGGAAAGAGAAtaagtttgttgaaaaacCAGGAGATGAAGATATTCACACGGCGAACGAGAGAAGATTGGGTGAGATAATCGGCAAACACATTGCTGGTAAAGTGCACACCGGAAGGTCCAGAAATGACCAAGTTGCAACTGATATGAGAATTTTTGTCCGTGAGtcattgaaagatttgagtttgaaattgaagctGTTTGTCGAAACTATCTTGACCAGATCCGAGAATGAAATAGAAGTTTTGATGCCCGGGTACACCCACTTGCAAAGAGCGCAACCTATTAGATGGGCACATTGGTTGAGCTCATACGCTACTTATTTCACTGAAGACTACAAGAGATTACAGCAAATTATCGAACGTGTTAATCAATCGCCATTGGGCTCTGGTGCATTAGCTGGGCATCCATACGGCATTGATCGTTCCTTTTTAGCCAAAGGGTTAGGGTTTGACGGTGTAATTGGAAACTCTTTGACAGCAGTTAGTGATCGTGATTTCGTTGTTGAAACATTATTTTGGGGAACATTATTCATGAACCACATTTCACGTTTTGCTGAGGATTTGATTATTTACTCGAGTGCTGAATTTGGGTTCATAAAATTAGCCGATGCTTATTCTACCGGGTCTTCATTGATGCCACAGAAGAAAAACCCAGATTCGTTGGAGTTGTTGCGTGGTAAAAGTGGAAGAATATTTGGTGAGTTGTCTGGGTTTTTGATGTCAATAAAATCGATTCCTTCCACATACAACAAAGATATGCAAGAGGATAAGGAGCCATTGTTTGATGCGTTGACTACAGTTGAACACTCCATCTTGATAGCTACCGGTGTCATCAGTACGTTGAAGATTAACAAGTCAAACATGGAAGGAGCTTTGACTATGGACATGTTAGCAACCGATTTAGCTGATTATTTGGTGAGAAAAGGAGTTCCATTTAGGGAAACACACCATATTTCTGGAGAGTGTGTTAGAAAGGCCGAGGACGAAAACTTGTCTGGGATAGACAAGTTGTCCTTTGagcaattgaaagagaTAGATGACAGATTCGAAAAAGATGTTATGGATacctttgattttgaagtaAGCGTTGAGAGAAGGGATGCTATTGGAGGTACTGCAAAATCCGCTGTTTTAGCTCAGTTGAAGAACTTGAGATCTCAGTTGAACTAA
- a CDS encoding Ded81 tRNA-Asn synthetase produces MSTTYVNEKTGVDSAEQPGSESQPYATPAYALFVNPDAKILVYKETEEDKTKFAYTEISPSALKKAKKGAEGLKKKAEKQSKLQSEKESLPKVADLDLTSIEENKSLPAAKKIKLRSIQDSIGSRVQVNGWVHRLRVQKGLAFITLRDGTGYLQCVLTGDLAKARQTQELTIESTVSIKGVVSKLPEGKTAPGGVELKADYYEIVGLAPSGEEAFTNKIQEGADPSLLLDQRHLTLRGESISAVMRVRAAFLHAIREFYKEEGLLEVTPPCMVQTQVEGGSTLFKMDYYGEEAYLTQSSQLYLETCLPALGDVYCVQESFRAEKSHTRRHLSEYTHIEAELAFLTFDDLLNHLEKLISKTVQSVLEDPVTGELVKQLNPKFEAPKLPFKRMEYIEALDWLNERGILNDEGKPYSFGDDIAEAQERKMVDTINQPILLTRFPVEIKSFYMQKCQDDSRVTESVDVLMPNVGEVTGGSMRTIDYDELLAGFKRENIDPSAYYWFLDQRRYGTCEHGGYGLGTERILAWLCDRFTVRDCSLYPRFTGRCKP; encoded by the coding sequence ATGTCAACCACTTACGTCAACGAAAAGACTGGAGTTGATTCTGCTGAACAACCTGGCTCAGAGTCTCAACCATACGCAACTCCAGCTTATGCTTTATTTGTTAACCCAGATGCTAAGATTCTTGTCTACAAGGAAACTGAAGAAGATAAGACCAAATTTGCATACACCGAGATCTCACCATCAGCGTTAAAGAAAGCCAAAAAAGGAGCTGAAGgcttgaaaaagaaagctgAAAAGCAATCTAAACTTCAATCCGAAAAAGAGTCATTGCCAAAGGTTGCTGATTTGGACTTgacttcaattgaagagaaCAAATCCTTACCAGCTGCaaaaaagatcaaattgagaTCGATTCAAGACAGCATCGGCTCTAGAGTACAAGTCAATGGTTGGGTACACCGTTTGAGAGTACAAAAGGGTTTGGCTTTCATAACATTGAGAGATGGAACAGGATACTTACAATGTGTCTTGACAGGAGATTTGGCCAAAGCTAGACAAACTCAAGAATTAACAATTGAATCGACAGTTCTGATCAAGGGTGTTGTTTCCAAGTTACCCGAAGGTAAGACTGCACCAGGGGgagttgaattgaaagccGATTATTACgaaattgttggtttgGCCCCAAGCGGAGAAGAAGCTTTCACAAATAAGATCCAAGAAGGCGCTGACCCTTCGTTGTTGTTAGATCAACGTCACTTGACATTAAGAGGAGAAAGTATCTCTGCTGTGATGAGAGTCAGAGCCGCATTCTTACATGCCATTAGAGAGTTTTACAAGGAAGAAGGATTGTTAGAAGTTACCCCACCTTGTATGGTACAAACTCAAGTTGAAGGTGGATCAACcttgttcaaaatggaCTACTACGGGGAGGAAGCTTATTTAACACAATCATCACAATTATATTTGGAGACTTGTTTGCCAGCATTGGGCGATGTATACTGTGTTCAAGAATCATTCAGAGCTGAGAAGTCACACACCAGAAGACACTTGAGTGAGTACACCCACATTGAAGCAGAATTGGCTTTTCTCACCTTTGATGACTTATTGAACCActtggaaaaattgatctCAAAGACGGTGCAAAGTGTATTGGAGGATCCAGTTACTGGTGAATTAGTCAAGCAATTGAACCCTAAGTTTGAAGCTCCAAAATTGCctttcaaaagaatggaATACATTGAAGCATTGGACTGGTTAAACGAAAGAGgtattttgaatgatgagGGTAAGCCATACTcttttggtgatgatatCGCTGAAGctcaagaaagaaaaatggTTGACACAATTAACCAACCCATCTTGTTGACCAGATTTCCAGTGGAGATCAAATCTTTTTACATGCAAAAATGTCAAGATGATTCAAGGGTGACTGAGTCTGTGGATGTTTTGATGCCAAACGTTGGTGAAGTTACAGGAGGTAGTATGAGAACTATTGACTATGATGAATTGTTAGCTGGATTCAAGAGAGAAAACATTGACCCTTCCGCTTATTACTGGTTCTTGGATCAACGTCGTTATGGTACTTGTGAGCATGGCGGTTACGGTCTCGGTACTGAAAGAATCTTGGCTTGGCTTTGTGACAGATTTACTGTAAGGGACTGTTCATTGTACCCAAGATTCACCGGTAGATGCAAGCCATAG
- a CDS encoding His2 protein (S. cerevisiae homolog HIS2 has histidinol-phosphatase activity and has role in histidine biosynthetic process) — protein sequence MHSHHSHSGDYISHAHDPLETMVQNYIDRGFEVLCLTEHMPRLDQTYLYPEEKEKGYGIKDLSDDFSKYLVHAKKVQSKYSDKIKIIIGFEVEGIDDTHVDYSAEILKNPSVQMSVGSVHYVHGIPIDFSKDLWVSAKTASKGGLTRSLYKDYFELVSNVIDLKPQVVGHFDLIRLCQPDDDFDDSTNKLTKDVRIKDDWPEVWGVIISTIKKAGSYGAMFELNSAAIRKGWDCPYPKSDLVQAIIEYGGGRFCLSDDAHSINQIGLNYKKTLQYLKDHGVSKLYHLDVNNGVVVTVADDIENIETSTFWSAY from the coding sequence ATGCATTCACATCATTCACACAGTGGAGATTACATCTCGCATGCTCATGACCCTTTAGAAACTATGGTCCAAAACTACATTGATCGTGGTTTCGAAGTTCTATGCCTCACGGAGCACATGCCAAGATTGGATCAAACATACTTATACCcagaagagaaagaaaagggTTATGGAATCAAAGATTTACTGGATGATTTTAGTAAATACTTGGTGCACGCAAAGAAGGTGCAATCAAAGTATCTGGACAAGATAAAAATCATAATCGGGTTCGAGGTGGAAGGAATAGATGACACCCACGTGGACTACTCAGCTGAGATACTTAAAAACCCGCTGGTACAGATGAGCGTTGGGTCGGTGCATTATGTGCATGGAATACCTATAGATTTTTCCAAAGATCTTTGGGTGTCGGCAAAAACAGCTAGCAAAGGCGGTTTAACTAGATCTTTATACAAAGATTATTTCGAATTAGTGTCCAACGTGATTGACCTAAAGCCCCAAGTGGTTGGTCATTTTGACTTGATTCGTCTTTGTCAGCCTGATGATGACTTTGATGACTCTACAAATAAGCTTACCAAAGATGTAAGGATCAAAGATGATTGGCCTGAGGTGTGGGGTGTGATAATTTCAACCATAAAGAAAGCCGGTAGTTACGGAGCAATGTTTGAACTAAATTCAGCAGCTATTAGAAAAGGCTGGGACTGTCCATACCCAAAGAGTGATCTCGTGCAAGCAATTATCGAGTATGGGGGTGGTCGATTTTGCCTATCTGATGATGCTCATTCAATCAACCAAATCGGTCTTAATTATAAAAAAACTCTACAATATCTCAAAGACCATGGAGTCTCGAAATTGTACCATCTTGATGTGAATAATGGGGTGGTTGTTACAGTTGCCGAtgacattgaaaacatAGAAACATCTACATTTTGGAGTGCATATTAA
- a CDS encoding Slm5 protein (S. cerevisiae homolog SLM5 has asparagine-tRNA ligase activity, has role in mitochondrial aminoacylation and localizes to mitochondrion) has product MIRTIPARLKPYVIRQYLSSKAALSPTIKEQISAPTPIGSIFEVRGFVKSIRSSKNVGFLDISDGSTSKIINVVLVGKNQPKFQVGESVRVKGEWSISKGMGQDKELKYNPENPNHAYEIIGRVPEDYPLQKKATSMSFLRTLPSLKHRASTIGSFYRLRSFLETQMMDFFNHHSFIKVSPPLITSSDCEGAGETFEIKQAEEFFEKKAYLTVSTQLHLEAISLALNRAWTLTPCFRAEESKTSRHLSEFWMLEAEISYLDDLEPLLNFTEEMVKYATRRLVEKKEEYLEGTYLEKEVIESRWRHILGDWRRLTYNEALDELNSKGANLAFGDSLNLDHERELAENGPVFVTDYPVSLKPFYMLKSLNYSEDKPTVACFDLLLPQFGELVGGSLREHDYDTLVESTNKNNMNLDDMGWYTSLRKCGTIPHGGFGMGWERFVTYLSGHDNIRDLVPFPRAPGLCKA; this is encoded by the coding sequence ATGATTAGAACAATACCCGCAAGGTTGAAGCCGTACGTCATAAGGCAATATCTAAGCAGTAAGGCAGCTCTATCCCCAACAATCAAAGAGCAGATACTGGCTCCCACACCTATCGGATCGATTTTTGAAGTGCGTGGGTTTGTTAAAAGTATACGAAGTTCGAAAAATGTCGGGTTCTTGGATATATCGGATGGTTCAACCTCAAAGATAATCAATGTTGTTCTTGTGGGTAAGAACCAGCCTAAATTTCAAGTGGGCGAAAGCGTTCGTGTCAAAGGTGAATGGAGTATAAGTAAAGGAATGGGCCAAGATAAGGAGCTCAAATATAACCCTGAAAATCCTAACCATGCTTATGAAATCATTGGACGAGTGCCGGAAGACTATCCTTTACAAAAGAAGGCAACCTCTATGTCGTTTTTAAGAACTTTACCATCGTTGAAGCATAGAGCCTCAACCATTGGGTCGTTTTACAGACTACGATCATTCCTTGAAACTCAAATGATggattttttcaatcatcATAGCTTTATAAAAGTGAGCCCTCCATTGATTACAAGTTCAGATTGCGAAGGAGCTGGTGAAACATTTGAGATAAAGCAGGCAGAGgagttttttgaaaaaaaggCATACTTGACAGTTTCCACTCAATTGCATCTAGAGGCAATATCGTTGGCTCTTAATAGGGCGTGGACGTTGACTCCATGTTTTCGGGCAGAAGAGTCTAAAACCTCTAGACATTTAAGTGAGTTTTGGATGTTGGAAGCGGAGATTTCATACTTGGATGACTTGGAGCCGTTGTTGAATTTCACCGAAGAAATGGTTAAGTATGCCACGAGGAGACTAGtagagaagaaagaagagtACCTCGAGGGAActtatttggaaaaagagGTTATAGAGTCAAGATGGAGGCATATTCTTGGCGATTGGCGTCGTTTGACCTATAATGAAGCGCTcgatgaattgaatagcAAGGGCGCAAACTTAGCATTTGGCGATTCGTTGAACTTGGATCATGAAAGAGAGTTAGCTGAGAATGGCCCTGTTTTTGTTACAGACTACCCAGTGTCATTGAAACCATTTTACATGTTAAAGTCATTGAACTATAGCGAAGATAAACCCACTGTTGCATGCTTTGATTTATTGTTGCCACAATTTGGCGAACTTGTCGGCGGATCCCTAAGGGAGCACGATTATGACACACTTGTCGAGTCCACgaacaagaacaacatGAATTTAGATGATATGGGTTGGTATACCAGTTTGCGTAAATGCGGAACCATTCCTCATGGTGGATTTGGTATGGGATGGGAACGGTTTGTTACCTACTTATCCGGACATGACAATATTAGAGACTTGGTTCCATTTCCAAGAGCTCCAGGCCTTTGTAAGGCATAG
- a CDS encoding Tim9 h, giving the protein MDQLNVKEQQEFQQIVEQKQMKDFMNLYSNLVSRCFEDCVNDFTSNNLTSKETSCIAKCSEKFLKHSERVGQRFQEQNALLMQQGQK; this is encoded by the exons ATGGATCAGTTAAATGTCAAAGAACAACAAgagtttcaacaaattgttgaacaaaagcaaatgaAAGATTTCATGAACTTGTACTCAAACTTGGTTTCTAGATGCTTCGAAGATTGTGTCAATGACTTTACATCCAATAACTTGACTTCAAAGGAGACAAGCTGTATTGCTAAATGTTCTGAAAAGTTCTTGAAACACAGTGAACGTGTTGGTCAAAGGTTCCAAGAACAAAA TGCTTTATTGATGCAACAGGGTCAAAAATAG
- a CDS encoding Mnn7 mannosyltransferase, whose translation MFFRRLSLSYILLGALVVAIIIFNVSILSSSDSSSTVASPLANKGGGAKYYTGGKSSLQAHVDKVDSQEYISEVMKELEASKKEEILVELKQSVAKTEKPKIVQELKNELRRKYIDVIQQTLKDEVREEQTGEFFKQNSMSYALFEQLVNTYAKEHKADFKPAAFLEILKNEISDFPSDFEVKVAKACERFFDKTSYYQHLIKDVLVANKPNCEPLTDEERGKKLNPTYQKDTRIISEKYLRESNLNLPIPKFKCLQESHDNLVKSLKQLPEPPKQFVSGYGIVINGGGGMIASALTAIANLRDRGSSLPVELILDTPDEYDKQICEDLLPNKLNGKCVVIQNILGKEVFDMVSAKFARKILGLIVSSFDHTIALDADNFPVRDVDNLLYTEPYLSTKMILWPDLWVKLTSPLYYKIARIEKGEPIHRFGLANDAKFSDYIQKDKQSEIHFHDFANLPSTISVETGQMVFSKREHFRALLLSLYYNMNLKGWYEALLYQGAFGEGDRETIVPALHVMNERYHLQNQKLHLWGYTSDNGKFSETTLGQTDPRDNPEFYYDWQKFLSTKQLDTRLNPFQSGGYTDRLVEQFKDYKKKIIEDKKIEDEDTAHRLIEYRLPKLLFLHCNHPKIDPVKNAQEGEFGTYSRRNIGPIDDIKSIFNKRDWELRFHSIAKWVACDAIKSADYWKNTAKIDQQTVCFKINKYIEFLKQDSFDKTFEFTSEDAEKFYVGSKGAGGGAAAVAGGAGGETEDDIKAIAEQQAQQQAEAEANAKAKGEVDDPLKEDVKEGDKPVDDEQIHQPQ comes from the coding sequence ATGTTTTTTCGAAGATTATCCCTACTGTACATCTTACTAGGGGCTTTGGTGGTTGCCATTATTATATTCAATGTACTGATACTATCTTCCAGCGACTCATCATCCACCGTTGCTTCTCCCCTCGCTAATAAAGGAGGAGGTGCCAAATACTACACTGGTGGTAAATCTTCATTACAAGCCCATGTTGATAAAGTGGATAGTCAGGAATATATTAGTGAAGTGATGAAGGAATTAGAAGCGAgtaaaaaagaagagattCTAGtggaattgaaacaatcaGTAGCAAAGACTGAAAAACCcaaaattgttcaagaattgaagaatgagCTTCGAAGAAAATATATTGATgttattcaacaaactttAAAAGATGAAGTTAGAGAGGAACAAACTGGTGAATtttttaaacaaaattcCATGTCTTATGCattatttgaacaattggtCAATACATATGCTAAAGAACATAAGGCTGATTTCAAACCAGCGGCATTCTTGGAGATCCTCAAGAATGAAATCAGTGATTTTCCCCTGGATTTCGAGGTAAAAGTGGCTAAAGCATGTGAACggttttttgataaaacaaGCTATTATCAACACTTGATCAAAGATGTACTTGTTGCCAATAAACCAAATTGTGAACCATTAACTGATGAAGAACGTGGAAAGAAGTTAAATCCAACTTATCAAAAAGATACACGTATAATATCAGAGAAATACCTTCGtgaatcaaatttaaaCTTACCCATccccaaattcaaatgtcTACAGGAATCTCATGATAACCTAGTTAAGTCTTTAAAACAATTACCTGAACcaccaaaacaatttgtttctGGGTATGGTATTGTTAtcaatggtggtggtggtatGATTGCTAGTGCTTTAACTGCAATCGCCAATTTACGTGATCGTGGATCCTCTTTACCAGTTGAATTAATCTTGGATACTCCTGATGAGTATGATAAACAAATTTGTGAAGATTTATTaccaaacaaattgaatggtaAATGTGTTGTTATACAAAATATCCTTGGTAAAGAAGTTTTCGATATGGTTAGTGCAAAATTTGCTCGTAAAATCCTTGGTTTAATTGTATCATCATTTGATCATACAATAGCGTTAGATGCTGATAATTTCCCCGTTAGAGATGTCGACAATTTACTTTACACTGAACCATACCTTTCTAccaaaatgattttgtggCCCGATTTATGGGTTAAATTGACTAGTCCCTTGTATTATAAAATTGCCAGAATTGAAAAGGGAGAACCAATCCATCGGTTTGGATTAGCCaatgatgcaaaattttccGATTACATTCAAAAGGATAAACAAAGTGAAATTCACTTTCAtgattttgccaatttacCAAGCACTATTTCAGTTGAAACTGGTCAAATGGTTTTTTCCAAACGTGAACATTTCAGAGCATTACTTTTATCATTATATTATAATATGAATCTAAAAGGGTGGTATGAAGCTTTGCTATACCAAGGTGCTTTTGGCGAAGGAGATCGTGAAACCATTGTTCCAGCATTACATGTAATGAATGAACGAtatcatttacaaaatcaaaaattacATCTTTGGGGATATACGTCAGATAATGGGAAATTTTCCGAAACTACATTGGGACAAACTGATCCTCGTGATAACCCTGAATTTTATTACGATTGGCAAAAATTCTTATCtacaaaacaattggataCTAGATTAAATCCATTCCAATCGGGTGGTTATACCGACAGATTAGTTGAACAATTCAAAGattacaaaaagaagattatCGAGGATaagaaaattgaagatgaagatactGCTCATCGATTAATTGAATACAGGTTACCAAagcttttgtttcttcattgtAATCATCCAAAGATTGATCCTGTTAAAAATGCACAAGAAGGTGAATTTGGCACCTACTCAAGAAGAAATATTGGACCTATTGACgatatcaaatcaattttcaacaagagaGATTGGGAATTACGATTCCATTCAATTGCCAAATGGGTTGCTTGTGATGCTATCAAGAGTGCTGATTATTGGAAAAACACCGCCAAGATTGATCAACAAACCgtatgtttcaaaattaacaaatatattgaatttttaaaacaagattcatttgataaaacttttgaatttactAGTGAGGATGCCGAAAAGTTTTATGTTGGTAGTAAAGGTGCTGGTGGTGGCGCAGCGGCAGTAGctggtggtgctggtggtgaAACTGAAGATGATATTAAGGCAATTGCTGAACAACAAGCTCAACAGCAAGCTGAAGCTGAAGCTAATGCTAAAGCTAAAGGAGAAGTAGATGATCCATTGAAGGAGGATGTTAAAGAAGGGGATAAACCAGTAGATGAtgaacaaattcatcaaccacaGTAA
- a CDS encoding Mnn7 mannosyltransferase: MSELLKIYSFTLKHLHLGSSMLICYTELDFRRFEKLIDEISLPDSLEVLISTSYGLNSIDKVTFSKNLTALHFNAYDIESLDGLIFPPALAALDLQNSRIKNLQGEVFPSTLKRLIVRITDTVDLSKDMYGKSLQLEKLWLKSFESNKLTCTIPTSLQSLRLEYLGPSVFNELGNGLVHLTVASCCLDLRSLKFGSESKLKYFCMSNCSIKTLGMD; the protein is encoded by the coding sequence ATGTCGGAACTTCTCAAAATTTACTCCTTTACTTTGAAACATCTACACTTGGGCTCCTCTATGCTTATATGCTATACAGAACTTGATTTTAGAAGATTTgagaagttgattgatgagATTTCGTTACCCGATTCGCTCGAAGTGTTGATACTGACTAGCTATGGattaaattcaattgataaagtgACATTTTCTAAAAACCTAACAGCACTACATTTCAATGCTTACGATATTGAGTCACTTGATGGTCTAATTTTTCCCCCAGCACTCGCTGCGCTAGACTTACAGAACAGTAGAATAAAAAACTTACAAGGTGAAGTGTTTCCTTCAACGCTAAAACGTCTCATAGTGAGAATAACTGACACCGTTGATCTTTCCAAGGACATGTATGGCAAGCTGCTTCAACTCGAAAAGTTGTGGCTTAAAAGTTTCGAGAGTAACAAACTTACTTGCACAATACCAACCAGTTTACAGAGTCTACGCTTAGAGTACTTGGGTCCTTCGGTTTTTAACGAACTAGGGAATGGTTTGGTACATTTGACAGTAGCTTCATGTTGCTTAGATTTGAGAAGTCTAAAATTTGGGTCTGAATCTAAATTAAAGTACTTTTGCATGTCGAACTGTTCTATCAAAACACTAGGTATGGACTAA